In Deinococcus maricopensis DSM 21211, one genomic interval encodes:
- the zapE gene encoding cell division protein ZapE, which yields MIDLSTRTPSVTPEDLLTSFVPSRRFQDVRFSTYRPNPAFPSQAAARDHLTQFVDSLRAARAEPRGLLSFLRRPRPPEGRGVYLDGGFGVGKTHLLASTWYAFEGKKAFMSFQELLYALGLLGMERAQAAFGEFELLCIDEFELDDPGNTHMVNTFLGALMPNGLNVVTTSNTEPGALGQGRFNARDFARQIQEIASRFETLRVDGPDYRQRSSTPEGPLDPPTYAAWSGAQDPATFTESSASDLNRLMLTVHPARFGKWLEGVQALGVTDVQPMRDQNVALRFVHLVDKAYDLGLQVAFTGAPLGTLFAEEYRHGAFAKKYARCLSRMSELLVEARQALPTTTR from the coding sequence GCCGCCGCTTCCAGGACGTACGCTTCAGCACGTACCGCCCCAACCCGGCGTTCCCGTCGCAGGCCGCCGCCCGCGACCACCTCACGCAGTTCGTGGACAGCCTGCGCGCCGCCCGCGCCGAACCGCGCGGCCTGCTGAGCTTCCTGCGCCGCCCCCGCCCACCCGAAGGCCGCGGCGTGTACCTCGACGGCGGTTTCGGCGTCGGCAAAACCCACCTGCTCGCCAGCACCTGGTACGCCTTCGAAGGCAAAAAAGCCTTCATGAGCTTCCAGGAACTCCTGTACGCCCTCGGCCTGCTCGGCATGGAACGCGCCCAGGCCGCCTTCGGCGAATTCGAGCTGCTGTGCATCGACGAGTTCGAACTCGACGACCCCGGCAACACGCACATGGTCAACACCTTCCTGGGCGCCCTCATGCCGAACGGGCTGAACGTCGTCACCACCAGCAACACCGAACCTGGCGCTCTCGGGCAGGGGCGCTTCAACGCCCGCGATTTCGCCCGCCAGATTCAGGAAATCGCTTCGCGCTTCGAGACGCTGCGCGTCGACGGCCCCGACTACCGCCAGCGCAGCAGCACCCCCGAAGGCCCCCTCGACCCACCCACCTACGCCGCGTGGAGCGGCGCCCAGGACCCTGCCACGTTCACGGAAAGCAGCGCGAGCGACCTGAACCGCCTGATGCTCACCGTGCACCCCGCCCGCTTCGGCAAGTGGCTGGAGGGCGTGCAGGCCCTCGGCGTCACCGACGTGCAGCCCATGCGCGACCAGAACGTCGCGCTGCGCTTCGTGCACCTGGTCGACAAGGCCTACGACCTGGGGTTGCAGGTGGCGTTCACCGGGGCCCCGCTGGGCACCCTGTTTGCCGAGGAGTACCGGCACGGGGCGTTCGCCAAGAAGTACGCGCGCTGCCTGTCGAGAATGTCGGAGCTGTTGGTGGAGGCGCGGCAGGCTCTGCCCACAACCACCCGCTAA